The proteins below come from a single Gammaproteobacteria bacterium genomic window:
- a CDS encoding YicC family protein — MIRSMTAFARKTADTEYGALSWEIRSLNHRYLEPHIRCPEELKSMETAIRESISQGINRGKIECTLRFTPSDTPTDSLKVNQTALKHLIQTCNEINECLPEQAILNPLDLLRWPGILLTSSPDKKNLHQAILALHKQALQELIETRQREGEKIFQLIKQRCDAMKPLVVQAKTRMPEIQQRIRERLTARLDEINAEIDQGRLEQELVFQAQKMDVAEELDRLEGHIQEVEDVLQRDEPVGRRLDFLMQELNREANTLGSKSIDSETTNISIELKVLIEQMREQIQNVE, encoded by the coding sequence ATGATACGCAGCATGACTGCCTTTGCCCGCAAAACAGCGGATACTGAATATGGTGCGCTAAGCTGGGAGATACGTTCATTAAATCACCGCTATCTTGAGCCCCATATCCGTTGTCCTGAAGAGCTAAAGAGCATGGAGACGGCTATCAGGGAATCCATTAGCCAGGGCATCAATCGTGGAAAGATTGAATGCACGCTCCGTTTTACCCCAAGCGATACACCAACGGATAGCCTGAAGGTCAATCAGACCGCACTGAAACACCTGATTCAGACCTGTAATGAAATCAATGAATGCTTGCCCGAGCAGGCTATTCTCAACCCACTCGATTTATTACGCTGGCCGGGGATTCTGCTAACCAGTAGCCCTGATAAGAAAAATCTGCATCAGGCCATCCTTGCGCTTCATAAACAGGCCTTGCAGGAGCTGATTGAGACCCGCCAACGCGAGGGTGAAAAGATCTTCCAGCTTATCAAACAACGCTGTGATGCCATGAAGCCCCTGGTGGTGCAAGCAAAGACCCGGATGCCTGAGATTCAACAAAGAATCCGGGAACGCCTCACCGCCCGCCTGGACGAGATCAATGCCGAGATTGATCAGGGGCGACTCGAACAGGAACTGGTGTTCCAGGCGCAGAAGATGGATGTTGCCGAGGAACTGGACCGACTGGAAGGGCATATCCAGGAGGTGGAAGATGTGCTGCAACGGGATGAACCCGTGGGCAGACGACTCGACTTCCTAATGCAGGAACTGAACCGTGAGGCGAACACCCTCGGTTCAAAGTCTATTGATAGCGAAACAACCAATATATCCATCGAACTCAAGGTACTCATTGAGCAGATGCGTGAACAGATTCAGAACGTGGAGTAA